One Leptidea sinapis chromosome 38, ilLepSina1.1, whole genome shotgun sequence DNA window includes the following coding sequences:
- the LOC126975823 gene encoding dual oxidase isoform X2 translates to MRMLSPERLFLLGDPRTNQNPAMVTFGILLMRWHNVVAARIHKQHPDWTDEQLFQRARRIVIASLQNIILYEYVPSFLGTPVPPYQGYRAEMAPGITHAFAVAAFRFGHTLVPPAILLRDRNCRYGRAPGGHDAIRLCQTWWDGNDVMSQVPIEEVLMGMVSQLSEREDALLCSDVRDNLFGPMEFSRRDLGALNIMRGRDNGLPDYNTARTYFGLPKVKTFNEINPRLFEENPDLLQKLVQVYEGKLDNIDVYIGGMLESTGHPGELFRAIIIDQFTRIRDGDRFWFENEANGIFTREEIAELRRITLWDVIVNSTAIGPGDIQRDVLHWREGDPCPQPYQLNATKLPPCKYLKGYDYFEGNEFAYIYTCLILVFVPILCAGAGYGVVKLQNSRRRKLKLQQENLKNAQCKGSVDKMVCREWVHASHKRLVKLRLGPEPALHVTDRKGDKLRTVPLEHTDQFTVIESQETRSNKRPLVLIRVPREHDLVLEMDSVASRRKFLLKLDTFLAQHKKALNLTQAQRENILTSAETRERRARKLEHFFREAYAITFGLAPGEKRRKSENADPESIVMRTSLSKSEFASALGMKSDAVFVKKMFNIVDKDGDGRISFQEFLDTVVLFSRGATDDKLRIIFDMCDNDRNGVIDKEELSEMLRSLVEIARTTSLRDEHVTELIDGMFSDAGLQLKDHLTYSDFKLMMKEYKGEFVAIGLDCKGAKQNFLDTSTNVARMTSFHIEPSMEQTRHWFILKWDYLTTFLEENRQNIFYLFIFYVVTIGLFVERFAHYSFMSEHLDLRHIMGVGIAITRGSAASLSFCYSLLLLTMSRNLLTKLKEFSIQQYIPLDSSIQFHKIVACTALFFSLLHTAGHMVNFYHVSTQPIENLKCLTKEVHFTSDFRPGITYWVFQTVTGVTGVLLFIIMCVIFIFAHPVIRKRAYPWFWRAHSLYVALYALCLVHGLARLTGAPRFWIFFLGPAIVYTLDKVVSLRTEYLALDVLETEMLPSDVIKIKFYRPPNLKYLSGQWVRLSCTAFKKEEYHSFTLTSAPHENFLSCHIKAQGPWTWKLRNYFDPCNYNPDNRPKIRIQGPFGGGNQDWYKFEVAVMVGGGIGVTPYASILNDLVFGTSTNRYSGVACKKVYFLWICPSHKHFEWFIDVLRDVERKDVTNVLEIHIFITQFFHKFDLRTTMLYICENHFQRLSRTSMFTGLKAVNHFGRPDMSSFLKFVQKKHSYVSKIGVFSCGPRPLTKSIMSACEQVNRTRRLPYFIHHFENFG, encoded by the exons ATGAGAATGCTAAGCCCTGAACGATTATTTC TTCTAGGTGATCCAAGAACTAATCAAAATCCAGCAATGGTCACGTTCGGGATACTTCTGATGCGGTGGCACAATGTGGTGGCGGCTAGAATACACAAACAGCATCCTGACTGGACCGATGAACAACTGTTTCAGAGAGCCAGAAGAATTGTCATAGCTAGCTTACAG AATATAATCTTATACGAATACGTACCATCATTCTTGGGCACACCAGTTCCACCCTACCAAGGCTATCGAGCAGAAATGGCACCAGGAATCACACACGCTTTTGCCGTTGCAGCCTTTAGATTCGGACATACCCTCGTACCTCCAGCGATTCTACTGAGGGACAGAAATTGCAGATATGGCAGAGCACCGGGAGGTCATGATGCAATAAGGCTGTGTCAGACATGGTGGGATGGAAAC gatgttatgtctcaagttcCAATAGAAGAAGTTCTAATGGGTATGGTGTCACAACTATCAGAGCGCGAAGACGCATTATTGTGTTCAGATGTCAGAGACAATCTATTTGGTCCGATGGAATTTTCTAGAAGAGATCTGGGAGCTCTCAATATAATGAGAGGTAGAGATAATGGACTGCCTGATTATAATACAGCGAG AACATATTTCGGCTTGCCCAAAGTAAAAACATTCAATGAAATCAATCCACGACTGTTTGAAGAAAACCCAGACTTACTGCAAAAGTTGGTTCAAGTGTATGAAGGAAAACTTGATAATATTGACGTTTACATTG GTGGGATGCTGGAGTCGACAGGACACCCGGGAGAATTATTCCGAGCAATCATTATCGATCAGTTCACGAGGATCCGGGATGGTGATCGGTTTTGGTTTGAAAATGAGGCTAACGG TATATTTACGCGGGAAGAGATAGCAGAGTTACGACGTATAACACTGTGGGATGTGATCGTGAACAGTACTGCTATCGGTCCAGGTGACATTCAGCGTGACGTCTTGCACTGGCGCGAGGGCGACCCATGTCCGCAGCCTTACCAGCTCAACGCCACAAAGCTGCCCCCTTGTAAATACTTGAAGGGATATGATTATTTTGAG GGTAATGAATTCGCGTACATCTACACCTGCCTGATACTCGTGTTTGTGCCGATACTGTGCGCGGGCGCAGGCTACGGGGTTGTCAAACTACAGAATAGCAGACGCCGCAAACTAAAATTGCAGCAAGAAAATCTGAAGAATGCTCAGTGCAAAG GGTCCGTTGATAAGATGGTGTGCCGAGAATGGGTGCACGCGTCACACAAGCGATTGGTGAAGCTGCGGTTGGGACCGGAACCCGCGCTCCACGTGACCGACCGAAAGGGAGACAAGCTACGGACTGTCCCACTGGAGCATACCGACCAGTTCACCGTTATTGAGAGTCAG GAGACACGTAGCAATAAAAGACCTTTAGTCCTCATCCGTGTTCCTCGAGAGCACGACCTTGTATTGGAAATGGACTCCGTGGCTTCACGGCGAAAATTCCTGCTGAAACTCGACACCTTCCTAGCACAGCATAAGAAAGCTTTAAACCTGACGCAA GCTCAACGAGAGAATATCTTGACGTCTGCTGAGACCCGCGAAAGGCGAGCGAGGAAACTGGAACATTTCTTCAGAGAAGCGTACGCTATTACGTTTGGTCTAGCGCCTGGGGAGAAACGGAGAAAATCAGAAAATGCTGATCCCGAA tcCATAGTTATGAGGACTTCATTATCGAAGAGTGAATTCGCAAGTGCTTTGGGAATGAAGTCAGATGCTGTTTTTGTCAAGAAGATGTTCAATATTGTTGACAAAGATGGAGATGGAAGGATATCTTTTCAG GAGTTCCTCGATACTGTAGTATTGTTTTCTCGCGGTGCGACAGACGACAAACTGCGTATTATATTCGATATGTGCGACAATGACAGGAACGGTGTGATCGACAAGGAAGAGCTGAGTGAGATGTTGAGGTCGCTGGTGGAGATTGCCAGAACAACGTCTCTGAGAGACGAACACGTCACAGAGCTCATTGATGGAATGTTCTCG GATGCTGGACTTCAACTTAAAGACCACCTGACGTATTCAGATTTCAAGCTGATGATGAAGGAGTACAAAGGTGAATTTGTAGCCATCGGACTTGATTGTAAGGGAGCGAAGCAGAACTTCCTTGATACTTCTACTAACGTTGCAAGAATGACAAGCTTCCATATTGAACCGTCTATGGAACAAACCAG GCACTGGTTCATCTTGAAGTGGGATTACTTGACGACTTTCTTGGAAGAAAATAGACAGAacatattctatttatttatattctacgTGGTTACGATCGGACTGTTCGTGGAAAGGTTCGCGCATTATTCGTTTATGTCCGAACACCTGGACCTAAGACACATTATGGGAGTTGGTATTGCTATAACAAGAGGCTCTGCAGCATCATTGTCTTTCTGTTATTCTTTGCTCTTGCTCACGATGTCGAGGAATCTTTTGACTAAATTAaag GAGTTCAGTATCCAGCAGTACATACCCTTAGATTCCAGCATCCAGTTCCACAAGATAGTCGCTTGTACTGCCTTGTTCTTCTCACTACTGCACACTGCTGGTCATATGGTCAATTTTTATCACGTCTCCACTCAGCCGATAGAAAACTTGAAATGTTTGACTAAAGAAGTACATTTTACTTCTGACTTTCGACCTGGTATTACTTACTGGGTATTCCAGACTGTAACGG GTGTGACTGGCGTTcttctatttataataatgtgcGTGATATTCATATTCGCACACCCCGTGATACGTAAACGTGCATACCCATGGTTCTGGCGTGCACATTCCTTATACGTGGCTTTGTATGCATTGTGTTTGGTGCATGGATTGGCCCGACTCACTGGAGCGCCGCGATTTTGGATTTTCTTTCTGGGACCGGCCATTGTTTACACCTTGGACAag GTGGTTTCACTACGCACTGAATATCTGGCGCTAGACGTCTTGGAAACTGAAATGTTGCCATCTGACGTCATCAAAATAAAGTTCTACAGACCACCAAATCTCAAATATTTATCAG GCCAATGGGTAAGGCTTTCCTGTACAGCGTTCAAAAAAGAAGAATACCACTCGTTCACACTGACATCTGCTCCGCATGAGAACTTCCTGTCATGTCATATTAAGGCTCAGGGTCCCTGGACATGGAAACTGAGGAATTACTTCGACCCTTGCAATTACAACCCCGACAACCGACCCAAAATAAG GATTCAGGGTCCCTTTGGTGGCGGAAATCAGGACTGGTATAAGTTTGAAGTGGCTGTTATGGTGGGTGGTGGTATTGGAGTGACTCCGTACGCTTCGATCCTCAACGACCTCGTGTTCGGAACCTCCACCAATAGATATTCAGGAGTCGCTTGTAAGAAG GTGTATTTCCTCTGGATATGTCCATCTCACAAACACTTTGAGTGGTTCATCGACGTGCTGCGTGATGTAGAAAGGAAGGATGTGACCAATGTGCTGGAGATTCACATATTCATCACGCAATTCTTTCACAAATTCGATCTACGGACTACCATGTTG TATATTTGTGAGAACCACTTCCAGCGGCTGTCTCGTACGTCGATGTTTACGGGACTGAAAGCGGTCAATCACTTCGGGAGACCAGATATGTCTTCCTTCCTTAAATTTGTACAGAAGAAACACAGTTAT GTATCGAAAATTGGAGTGTTTTCATGTGGACCCCGGCCACTCACCAAGTCGATAATGTCGGCGTGTGAACAAGTCAACAGAACGAGACGGTTGCCTTACTTTATACATCATTTCGAAAATTTTGGCTAG